The following proteins come from a genomic window of Nostoc sp. GT001:
- a CDS encoding cadmium resistance transporter, with translation MSDLATAITTGITAFTATNIDDIVILTLLFSQISKTFRNRHILAGQYLGFAALIFASLPGFFGGLFIPEDWIRLLGLMPIIIGMSSLLKREEDSPEEAEEETEPSCPSIVKSFLSGQTCNVAAIAFANGSDNISVYVPLFANSELDSLLVIISVFFTLVGVWCYTAYKLTYLPAIATFLTENGNTFVPCILIGLGVFIVTENVIWTLLSVVSSYIFSLILGFNTQPSSEEQEKLIV, from the coding sequence ATGAGCGATTTAGCAACTGCGATTACCACAGGGATTACCGCATTCACTGCTACCAACATCGATGATATTGTCATTCTGACGTTACTTTTTTCGCAAATAAGTAAAACGTTCCGCAATCGTCACATCCTTGCTGGTCAGTATCTCGGCTTTGCGGCATTGATCTTTGCTAGCCTTCCCGGTTTCTTTGGTGGACTGTTTATACCAGAGGACTGGATTAGACTACTTGGTTTAATGCCAATAATCATTGGTATGAGCAGTTTACTAAAACGCGAAGAGGATTCACCAGAGGAAGCTGAAGAAGAAACCGAGCCGTCTTGTCCCTCTATCGTTAAGAGTTTTCTCTCTGGGCAAACTTGCAATGTCGCTGCGATCGCCTTTGCTAATGGCAGTGATAATATCAGCGTCTATGTGCCCCTGTTTGCCAACTCAGAATTAGACAGTCTGCTGGTGATTATAAGTGTATTCTTTACCCTAGTAGGTGTATGGTGTTATACCGCTTACAAGTTAACCTACTTGCCTGCGATCGCAACCTTTTTAACTGAAAATGGTAATACTTTTGTCCCTTGTATATTGATTGGTTTGGGTGTATTTATTGTTACAGAAAATGTCATTTGGACTCTTCTATCTGTAGTTTCTAGTTATATATTCTCATTAATTTTAGGTTTCAATACTCAGCCATCGAGTGAAGAACAAGAAAAATTAATTGTCTAA